From a single Nicotiana tomentosiformis chromosome 2, ASM39032v3, whole genome shotgun sequence genomic region:
- the LOC104118817 gene encoding uncharacterized protein, giving the protein MEEVEAEVQKLPERLTPCNSGRRRSCDCDSNHSPEFEFWMVRNPSFPQPNQLSADELFSDGVLLPLDLLQCPSADDPLEPNGPNTSSQHKTELEPSGSGRPEPETELSASIVNTSAGGGSFTSSKRWKDIFKKTEKKESNDVKKKEKRKEKKVISGSNGVSTGAELNINIWPFSRSRSAGNGGSRPRVTGGSGLATRKVSSAPCSRSNSAGESKSRKWPSSPSRGGVHLGRSSPVWQVRRNLGPGSGSRSSDNLVKTAEKPLRKEAPLYESSTKKKAVKKESVECRRKVSSTAAGGGGPKARVLNLNVPMCIGYRNQLSCRSDENSAISVAAASAGDGGDQSGVAVTSEGIRGSSNLFNIKSLFTKKVY; this is encoded by the coding sequence ATGGAAGAGGTTGAAGCTGAAGTTCAGAAGCTGCCTGAAAGGCTTACACCATGCAACAGTGGAAGAAGGAGAAGCTGTGACTGTGATTCTAACCATTCACCCGAATTTGAGTTTTGGATGGTCCGAAACCCGTCTTTTCCTCAGCCCAACCAACTCTCTGCTGACGAGCTCTTCTCCGATGGCGTCCTTCTTCCTTTAGACCTTCTCCAGTGCCCTTCCGCGGATGACCCACTTGAACCTAATGGGCCAAATACTTCTTCACAGCATAAAACTGAGCTTGAACCATCCGGGTCTGGTCGACCCGAACCCGAAACAGAACTCTCTGCGTCGATAGTCAATACGTCGGCGGGCGGCGGTTCTTTTACTTCATCAAAGCGTTGGAAGGACATTTTCAAGAAAACCGAGAAGAAAGAGAGTAATGatgtgaagaagaaggagaagaggaaaGAGAAGAAAGTTATAAGTGGAAGCAATGGGGTGAGTACAGGTGCTGAGCTCAATATCAATATTTGGCCATTTTCGAGGAGTAGATCCGCTGGAAACGGCGGAAGTAGGCCTCGGGTTACCGGTGGATCCGGTTTGGCCACCCGAAAGGTTAGTAGTGCTCCTTGTTCTCGGAGTAACTCAGCCGGTGAATCCAAGTCAAGAAAATGGCCCAGTAGTCCTAGCCGTGGTGGGGTTCATTTGGGCCGCAGCAGCCCAGTTTGGCAGGTCCGCCGGAATCTTGGACCAGGATCCGGTAGCCGGAGCTCCGATAACCTCGTGAAAACTGCTGAAAAACCACTCAGAAAAGAAGCCCCCCTATATGAAAGCAGCACCAAAAAAAAGGCAGTTAAAAAAGAAAGCGTTGAATGTCGCCGGAAAGTGTCGTCAACGGCGGCCGGTGGTGGTGGGCCTAAAGCTAGAGTCTTGAACTTGAATGTTCCTATGTGCATTGGTTACAGGAATCAGTTAAGTTGCAGAAGTGACGAAAACAGTGCCATTAGTGTCGCCGCCGCATCTGCCGGCGACGGTGGTGATCAGAGTGGTGTCGCGGTGACCAGTGAAGGGATACGCGGCAGTAGTAATCTATTTAATATCAAAAGCCTATTTACCAAGAAAGTCTATTAA
- the LOC104104211 gene encoding pyrophosphate--fructose 6-phosphate 1-phosphotransferase subunit beta: MAAATISLLSNGDLASSVKSPETGRYPSVYSEVQNSRLDHPLPLPSVLGSPFKVVDGPPSSAAGHPEEIGKLFPSLFGQPSASLVPEDSGDVAMNQSLKIGVVLSGGQAPGGHNVISGIFDFLQTHCKGSTLYGFRGGPAGIMKCKYVVLTPEYIYPYRNQGGFDMICSGRDKIETPEQFKQAEETAKKLDLDGLVVIGGDDSNTNACLLAENFRSKNLKTRVIGCPKTIDGDLKSKEVPTSFGFDTACKIYAEMIGNVMIDARSTGKYYHFVRLMGRAASHITLECALQTHPNITLIGEEVFAKKLTLKNVTDYIADVICKRAESGYNYGVILIPEGLIDFIPEVQQLIAELNEILAHDVVDEAGVWKKKLTPQCLELFELLPLAIQEQLLLERDPHGNVQVAKIETEKMLIQMVETELGQRKQKGAYNAQFKGQSHFFGYEGRCGLPSNFDSTYCYALGYGAGTLLQSGKTGLISSVGNLAAPVEEWTVGGTALTSLMDVERRHGKFKPVIKKAMVELEGAPFKKFASKREEWALNNRYINPGPIQFVGPVANKLNHTLLLELGVDA; the protein is encoded by the exons ATGGCCGCCGCTACTATTTCTTTGCTTTCCAACGGCGATTTAGCTTCTTCTGTCAAGTCACCGGAAACCGGTCGTTATCCTTCCGTTTACAGTGAAGTTCAAAACAGCCGTTTAGATCACcctcttcctcttccttctgTCCTCGGTAGCCCTTTCAAAGTCGTTGATGGGCCTCCTTCTTCTGCCGCCGGTCACCCAG AGGAGATTGGAAAGCTTTTTCCTTCCCTATTCGGACAACCATCTGCATCATTGGTGCCCGAAGATTCTGGGGATGTTGCAATGAATCAGAGTTTGAAAATTGGGGTGGTGTTATCTGGAGGCCAAGCTCCCGGAGGACATAATGTCATTTCTGGAATATTTG ATTTCTTGCAGACTCATTGCAAGGGAAGCACATTATATGGATTCAGGGGTGGACCAGCTGGGATCATGAAGTGCAAGTATGTGGTGTTGACCCCTGAATATATTTACCCATACAGAAATCAG GGTGGATTTGATATGATCTGCAGTGGCAGGGACAAGATTGAGACTCCAGAGCAG TTTAAGCAAGCTGAAGAAACAGCAAAGAAGCTCGATTTAGATGGACTTGTCGTAATTGGTGGAGATGACTCCAATACAAATGCTTGTCTTCTCGCTGAAAACTTCAG AAGTAAAAATTTGAAAACTCGGGTTATTGGATGCCCAAAAACCATAGACGGTGACTTGAAATCCAAAGAGGTTCCCACAAGTTTTGGCTTTGATACGGCATGCAAG ATATATGCCGAAATGATTGGAAATGTCATGATAGATGCTCGATCAACAGGAAAATACTATCATT TTGTGCGGCTCATGGGGCGTGCTGCTTCACACATTACTCTAGAGTGTGCTTTGCAAACTCATCCAAACATTACTTTGATTGGAGAAGAG GTATTTGCAAAGAAACTGACTCTTAAGAATGTTACGGACTATATTGCTGATGTGATCTGCAAGCGTGCAGAGTCAGGTTACAATTATGGAGTGATCCTCATTCCCGAAGGACTTATAGATTTCATTCCTGAG GTTCAGCAACTCATTGCGGAACTAAACGAAATATTGGCTCATGATGTCGTGGATGAAGCTGGTGTTTGGAAAAAGAAGCTTACTCCTCAGTGTCTTGAGCTCTTTGAGTTGCTGCCCCTAGCTATTCAGGAACAACTGCTGCTTGAGAGAGATCCACACGGAAATGTCCAG GTAGCTAAAATTGAAACTGAGAAAATGCTTATTCAAATGGTTGAAACTGAATTGGGTCAGAGGAAGCAGAAGGGTGCATATAATGCTCAATTTAAAGGACAATCCCACTTTTTCGG TTATGAAGGAAGGTGTGGCTTGCCATCCAATTTTGATTCCACATACTGTTACGCGTTGGGATACGGTGCAGGAACACTGCTGCAAAGTGGGAAGACGGGGTTGATATCATCG GTTGGAAACTTGGCTGCTCCAGTTGAAGAATGGACCGTTGGTGGAACAGCACTCACTTCATTGATGGACGTAGAGAGGAGACACG GCAAGTTCAAACCGGTGATCAAGAAGGCTATGGTGGAGCTTGAAG GTGCTCCATTTAAGAAATTTGCTTCAAAGCGGGAAGAGTGGGCTCTTAACAACCGATACATTAACCCAG GTCCCATTCAATTCGTTGGTCCAGTGGCTAATAAACTAAACCACACTTTACTTCTGGAGTTGGGAGTAGATGCTTAA